From one Catellatospora sp. IY07-71 genomic stretch:
- the rho gene encoding transcription termination factor Rho, whose amino-acid sequence MSDTTGVTSDVSHVADDASTGRRRRSAGSGLSAKLLPELQTMAAGLGITGTARMRKGELIAAITASQGGGAPRPRADVAAAAAPAREEVRAEVRESAGEPAAAAEGTEQRGERRGRRNAPEPRGEAEAPAEGRESRRESRRERGERGERGDRAERGDRGDRAERGERGERAERGDRAERGDRAERGERNANRGDRDGNRGERDGNRGERDAGFDGDEDGDGRRGRRSRFRDRRRGRERGESVGGGGEPQVAEDDVLVPVAGIVDVLDNYAFVRTTGYLSGPNDVYVSMSQVKKYGLRRGDAITGAVKTARDGEQRRDKYNPLVRLDTVNGMEPEEARRRSEFYKLTPLYPQERLRLETEPHILTTRVIDLVMPIGKGQRALIVSPPKAGKTMVLQALANAITNNNPECHLMVVLVDERPEEVTDMQRSVKGEVIASTFDRPPQDHTTVAELAIERAKRLVELGHDVVVLLDSITRLGRAYNLAAPASGRILSGGIDSTALYPPKRFLGAARNIENGGSLTILATALVETGSMMDTVIFEEFKGTGNAELKLDRKIADKRIFPAIDIDPSGTRKEEILLAPEELVIVHKLRKVLHSLDSQAALDLLLDKLKQTRTNIEFLMQIAKTTPGE is encoded by the coding sequence TTGAGCGACACCACCGGCGTGACGTCGGATGTCTCCCACGTCGCTGACGACGCCTCCACCGGCCGGCGCCGCCGCTCCGCCGGCAGCGGACTCTCCGCGAAGCTGCTGCCGGAGCTGCAGACGATGGCAGCGGGTTTGGGAATCACCGGCACCGCGCGAATGCGTAAGGGCGAGCTGATCGCCGCGATCACGGCCAGCCAGGGCGGCGGCGCTCCGCGCCCCCGTGCTGATGTGGCCGCGGCCGCGGCACCGGCTCGCGAGGAGGTGCGGGCCGAGGTCCGCGAGTCCGCGGGCGAGCCCGCGGCCGCTGCCGAGGGCACCGAGCAGCGAGGCGAGCGGCGTGGCCGCCGCAACGCGCCGGAGCCGCGTGGTGAGGCGGAGGCGCCGGCCGAGGGCCGGGAGAGCCGTCGTGAGTCCCGCCGGGAGCGGGGCGAGCGCGGTGAGCGTGGAGACCGTGCCGAGCGTGGCGACCGCGGTGACCGTGCCGAGCGGGGCGAGCGGGGCGAGCGTGCCGAGCGTGGAGACCGTGCCGAGCGCGGTGACCGTGCCGAGCGGGGCGAGCGCAACGCCAACCGCGGCGACCGTGACGGTAACCGTGGCGAGCGCGACGGCAACCGCGGGGAGCGCGACGCCGGGTTCGACGGTGACGAGGACGGCGACGGCCGCCGTGGCCGGCGCAGCCGGTTCCGGGACCGCCGGCGCGGCCGCGAGCGCGGCGAGAGCGTCGGTGGCGGCGGCGAGCCGCAGGTGGCCGAGGACGACGTGCTCGTGCCGGTCGCCGGCATCGTCGACGTGCTCGACAACTACGCCTTCGTCCGGACCACCGGCTACCTCTCCGGCCCGAACGACGTCTACGTGTCGATGTCGCAGGTGAAGAAGTACGGCCTGCGCCGCGGTGACGCCATCACCGGTGCCGTGAAGACGGCCCGCGACGGCGAGCAGCGGCGCGACAAGTACAACCCGCTCGTGCGCCTGGACACCGTGAACGGCATGGAGCCCGAGGAGGCCCGCCGCCGTTCCGAGTTCTACAAGCTCACTCCGCTGTACCCGCAGGAGCGCCTGCGCCTGGAGACCGAGCCGCACATCCTGACCACCCGGGTCATCGACCTGGTCATGCCGATCGGCAAGGGCCAGCGTGCGCTGATCGTGTCCCCGCCCAAGGCCGGCAAGACCATGGTCCTGCAGGCGCTGGCGAACGCGATCACGAACAACAACCCCGAGTGCCACCTGATGGTCGTGCTGGTCGACGAGCGGCCTGAAGAGGTCACCGACATGCAGCGCTCGGTCAAGGGCGAGGTCATCGCCTCGACGTTCGACCGGCCGCCGCAGGACCACACCACCGTCGCCGAGCTGGCGATCGAGCGGGCCAAGCGCCTGGTCGAGCTGGGTCACGACGTGGTGGTGCTGCTGGACTCGATCACGCGGCTGGGCCGGGCCTACAACCTGGCGGCGCCGGCCTCCGGCCGTATCCTGTCCGGTGGTATCGACTCGACCGCGCTCTACCCGCCCAAGCGCTTCCTCGGCGCGGCCCGCAACATCGAGAACGGCGGCTCGCTCACCATCCTCGCCACGGCGCTGGTGGAGACGGGCTCCATGATGGACACGGTCATCTTCGAGGAGTTCAAGGGCACGGGTAACGCCGAGCTCAAGCTCGACCGGAAGATCGCCGACAAGCGCATCTTCCCGGCCATCGACATCGACCCGTCCGGCACCCGCAAGGAGGAGATCCTGCTGGCGCCGGAGGAGCTGGTCATCGTGCACAAGCTCCGCAAGGTCCTGCACTCGCTGGACTCGCAGGCGGCCCTGGATCTGCTGCTGGACAAGCTGAAGCAGACCCGGACCAACATCGAGTTCCTGATGCAGATCGCGAAGACCACTCCCGGCGAGTGA
- a CDS encoding SPFH domain-containing protein, with product MQKRAFRISGFIMVLVSLLVLGATIGFIAVSQDAPNNDALLGVAVVVGTLLLVLIGTGFIVISPNDARVIQFFGKYVGSIGEPGFHWTWPLTEKSKISKRVRNFESNRLKVSDADGNPVEIAAVVVWRVVDTYAAKFAVDDFAHFVEVQAETAVRHLATSYPYEAHGSGRTSLRDSAAVSDELTAELRERVALAGVEVVESRITHLAYAAEIAQAMLARQQAQAIVAARSTIVEGAVGMVSSALEQLSEQGVVELDEERKAHMVSNLLVVLCGDRNAQPVVNTGSLY from the coding sequence ATGCAGAAGCGGGCGTTCCGGATCTCCGGGTTCATCATGGTGCTGGTGTCGCTGCTGGTGCTGGGCGCCACGATCGGCTTCATCGCGGTCAGCCAGGACGCGCCGAACAACGACGCCCTGCTGGGCGTCGCCGTCGTCGTCGGCACGCTGCTGCTGGTGCTGATCGGCACCGGGTTCATCGTGATCAGCCCGAACGACGCGCGGGTCATCCAGTTCTTCGGCAAGTACGTCGGCTCGATCGGCGAGCCCGGGTTCCACTGGACCTGGCCGCTGACCGAGAAGAGCAAGATCTCCAAGCGGGTGCGCAACTTCGAGTCCAACCGGCTCAAGGTCTCCGACGCCGACGGCAACCCGGTGGAGATCGCCGCGGTGGTCGTCTGGCGGGTGGTCGACACCTACGCGGCCAAGTTCGCCGTCGACGACTTCGCGCACTTCGTCGAGGTGCAGGCGGAGACCGCGGTGCGGCACCTGGCGACCAGCTACCCGTACGAGGCGCACGGCAGCGGCCGGACCAGCCTGCGGGACAGCGCCGCCGTCAGCGACGAGCTGACCGCCGAGCTGCGGGAGCGGGTGGCGCTGGCCGGGGTCGAGGTGGTCGAGTCGCGGATCACCCATCTCGCCTATGCTGCGGAGATCGCGCAGGCGATGCTGGCGCGCCAGCAGGCGCAGGCGATCGTCGCGGCGCGGTCGACGATCGTGGAGGGCGCGGTCGGCATGGTCTCCAGCGCGCTGGAGCAGCTGAGCGAGCAGGGTGTGGTCGAGCTGGACGAGGAGCGCAAGGCGCACATGGTGTCCAACCTGCTGGTGGTGCTCTGCGGCGACCGCAACGCGCAGCCCGTCGTCAACACGGGCTCCCTCTACTGA
- a CDS encoding MFS transporter, which produces MLRVLTRSADFRRLFLAEVIVFGADWFVMVPLLVLLNRETGQGLWGGLALAVETGTVALLLPYAGTIADRFDRKLILIVSNLSALLAVGGLFLVRGPAAGPIALVALAALATAKAFYTPAANAAVPNLVEPADMGPAMAVNGTAWGTMTIVASSLGGLVTEWLSPYACFGLVAVSLATSALLTSRIKRPMQELVAAQPRPAFAAIREALGYLRREPRLLALVTVKSAVGTGNGLLATFPFIAATFGVGARGLGLMFAVRGLGSLVGPFLFRAALARPHWLFPALALSMSTYGLVYLGVAGAGWFPLVLAGVFVAHAAGGGNWVMSNFAIAQQVPDELRGRVNATDTMIAMLAVTASQLVVGAFVDSVDWRVLVACCGFTTLTYAVGWFLVTRRIPTPAPALAD; this is translated from the coding sequence GTGCTCAGGGTCCTTACGCGTAGCGCCGACTTCCGGCGTCTCTTCCTCGCCGAGGTCATCGTCTTCGGCGCCGACTGGTTCGTCATGGTGCCGCTGCTGGTGCTGCTGAACAGGGAGACGGGGCAGGGGCTCTGGGGCGGGCTGGCGCTGGCGGTGGAGACCGGCACGGTCGCGCTGCTGCTGCCGTACGCGGGCACCATCGCGGACCGGTTCGACCGCAAGCTGATCCTGATCGTCTCGAACCTGTCCGCGCTGCTCGCCGTCGGCGGCCTGTTTCTGGTGCGCGGCCCCGCGGCGGGCCCGATCGCGCTGGTGGCGCTGGCCGCGCTGGCCACGGCGAAGGCGTTCTACACCCCCGCCGCCAACGCGGCGGTGCCGAACCTGGTGGAGCCGGCGGACATGGGCCCGGCGATGGCGGTGAACGGCACGGCCTGGGGCACCATGACCATCGTGGCCTCGTCGCTGGGCGGCCTGGTCACCGAGTGGCTGTCGCCGTACGCCTGCTTCGGGCTGGTCGCGGTCAGCCTGGCCACGTCGGCGCTGCTGACCTCGCGTATCAAGCGGCCCATGCAGGAGCTGGTCGCGGCGCAGCCCCGCCCGGCGTTCGCGGCGATCCGGGAGGCGCTGGGCTACCTGCGCCGCGAGCCGCGGCTGCTGGCGCTGGTGACGGTGAAGTCGGCGGTGGGCACCGGCAACGGCCTGCTGGCGACGTTCCCGTTCATCGCGGCGACGTTCGGGGTGGGCGCGCGCGGGCTGGGCCTGATGTTCGCCGTACGCGGCCTGGGCAGCCTGGTCGGCCCCTTCCTGTTCCGGGCCGCGCTGGCCCGGCCGCACTGGCTGTTCCCGGCGCTGGCGCTGTCCATGTCGACCTACGGGCTGGTCTACCTCGGTGTGGCCGGGGCGGGCTGGTTCCCGCTGGTGCTGGCGGGGGTCTTCGTGGCACACGCGGCGGGCGGCGGCAACTGGGTGATGTCGAACTTCGCCATCGCCCAGCAGGTGCCCGACGAGCTGCGCGGCCGGGTCAACGCCACCGACACGATGATCGCGATGCTCGCGGTGACCGCGTCGCAGCTGGTGGTGGGCGCGTTCGTGGACTCGGTGGACTGGCGGGTGCTGGTCGCCTGCTGCGGCTTCACCACGCTGACCTACGCGGTGGGCTGGTTCCTGGTCACCCGCCGCATCCCCACCCCGGCGCCGGCGCTGGCCGACTGA
- the thrC gene encoding threonine synthase: MWRGLIEQYRDRLPVTSKTPVITLHEGNTPLVPAPVLSDRTGCDVYLKVEGANPTGSFKDRGMTVAVSTAVEHGAKAIICASTGNTSASAAAYAARAGITCAVLVPQGKIALGKLAQALVHGAKLLQVSGNFDDCLGMAGKLAQDYPVALVNSVNIDRLHGQKTAAFEIVEALGDAPDIHCLPVGNAGNISAYWMGYQEDVAAGNASKAPKMYGFQAAGSAPIVNGQVVANPSTIATAIRIGNPASWTKALDARDASGGLIDAVTDREILSAYRLLAREVGVFVELGSAASVAGLLQASAAGKVPHGSRIVCTVTGHGLKDPEWAISTAPAPTTIGNDPLTAARELGLA, encoded by the coding sequence ATGTGGCGTGGATTGATCGAGCAGTACCGGGACCGCCTGCCGGTGACCTCGAAGACGCCCGTGATCACGCTGCACGAGGGGAACACCCCGCTGGTCCCCGCCCCGGTGCTGTCCGACCGCACCGGCTGTGACGTGTACCTGAAGGTCGAGGGCGCCAACCCGACCGGCTCGTTCAAGGACCGGGGCATGACGGTGGCGGTGTCCACCGCCGTCGAGCACGGCGCCAAGGCCATCATCTGCGCCTCCACCGGCAACACCTCGGCCAGCGCCGCGGCCTACGCCGCGCGCGCCGGCATCACCTGCGCCGTCCTGGTGCCCCAGGGCAAGATCGCCCTGGGCAAGCTGGCCCAGGCGCTGGTACACGGTGCGAAGCTGCTCCAGGTCAGCGGCAACTTCGACGACTGCCTCGGGATGGCCGGCAAGCTGGCGCAGGACTACCCGGTGGCGCTGGTCAACTCGGTGAACATCGACCGGCTGCACGGCCAGAAGACGGCCGCGTTCGAGATCGTCGAGGCGCTCGGCGACGCGCCGGACATCCACTGCCTGCCCGTCGGCAACGCCGGCAACATCAGCGCGTACTGGATGGGCTACCAGGAGGACGTCGCGGCGGGCAACGCCTCGAAGGCCCCGAAGATGTACGGCTTCCAGGCCGCGGGCTCCGCCCCGATCGTCAACGGCCAGGTGGTGGCGAACCCGTCCACGATCGCGACCGCGATCCGGATCGGCAACCCCGCCTCGTGGACCAAGGCGCTGGACGCGCGCGACGCGTCGGGCGGCCTCATCGACGCGGTCACCGACCGCGAGATCCTCTCGGCGTACCGGCTGCTCGCCCGCGAGGTCGGCGTCTTCGTCGAGCTGGGCTCGGCGGCGAGCGTCGCGGGCCTGCTCCAGGCGAGCGCGGCGGGCAAGGTCCCGCACGGCTCGCGCATCGTCTGCACGGTGACCGGCCACGGCCTCAAGGACCCCGAGTGGGCCATCTCCACGGCCCCCGCCCCCACCACCATCGGCAACGACCCGCTGACCGCCGCCCGCGAACTCGGACTCGCCTGA
- the thrB gene encoding homoserine kinase — MTISFPAGAYTVLAPATSANLGPGFDALGLALDLCDEVTAWVPEGGKTTVEVTGEGAGELPQDETHLIVHAMRETFAELGAQPSGLALHCRNRIPQARGLGSSSAAIVAGVTLANALAGGRLSRADEVRIAGRLEGHPDNIAPCLLGGFTIAWTEAGGARAVSLPVAPEIRPTVFVPAVRGLTAHARAALPGAVPHADASFNAGRSALLVHALTSAPDLLFEATEDRLHQNYRAAGMPETAALVARLREVGVAAVVSGAGPTVLALSALPSGFDLGGSWLAHTLPVFSGGARVSAGRIPG, encoded by the coding sequence GTGACGATCTCCTTCCCGGCCGGGGCGTACACCGTCCTCGCGCCCGCGACCAGCGCCAACCTCGGGCCGGGGTTCGACGCCCTGGGCCTGGCCCTGGACCTCTGCGACGAGGTCACCGCCTGGGTCCCCGAGGGCGGCAAGACCACGGTCGAGGTCACCGGCGAGGGCGCGGGCGAGCTGCCGCAGGACGAGACGCACCTGATCGTGCATGCGATGCGGGAGACCTTCGCCGAGCTGGGCGCGCAGCCGTCCGGGCTGGCGCTGCACTGCCGCAACCGCATCCCGCAGGCGCGCGGGCTGGGCTCGTCCAGCGCCGCCATCGTCGCCGGGGTGACCCTGGCCAACGCGCTGGCCGGCGGCCGGCTGAGCCGGGCCGACGAGGTCCGGATCGCGGGCCGGCTGGAGGGCCACCCGGACAACATCGCGCCGTGCCTGCTCGGCGGCTTCACCATCGCCTGGACCGAGGCGGGCGGCGCGCGCGCCGTGTCGCTGCCGGTGGCGCCGGAGATCCGGCCGACCGTGTTCGTGCCCGCCGTACGCGGCCTGACCGCGCACGCCCGCGCCGCGCTGCCGGGGGCCGTGCCGCACGCGGACGCGTCGTTCAACGCGGGCCGCTCGGCGCTGCTGGTGCACGCGCTGACCAGCGCCCCCGACCTGCTGTTCGAGGCCACCGAGGACCGGCTGCACCAGAATTACCGGGCGGCGGGAATGCCGGAGACCGCCGCGCTGGTTGCACGTCTGCGGGAGGTGGGCGTCGCCGCCGTGGTGAGCGGCGCCGGGCCGACCGTGCTGGCGCTATCGGCCCTGCCATCCGGTTTCGACCTCGGTGGGAGTTGGCTGGCGCACACTCTGCCGGTTTTCTCTGGTGGAGCCCGTGTCTCGGCAGGTAGGATCCCGGGATAG